In bacterium 336/3, the following proteins share a genomic window:
- a CDS encoding amino acid transporter — protein sequence MDSTKSSSKHPPGLFVLFLTEMWERFNFYGMRALLTLFIVNALMMSKEDSSLIYGGFLGLSYLTPMLGGFISDRYLGNRNCIMIGGTLMAIGQMLLFFSGNVFDSNLGLAKTLLYIALGCIIFGNGFFKPNISSMVGSLYPPQDKNKLDTAFTIFYMGINVGAFLGQSICPLLGDVVDDNGVRDIFVFKWGFLAASIAMVLGTLTLYFLKDKYVITPEGKPIGGLPKHNDVADYTEGEAQSAKFTPAALGTALLGFVALALIFYFVFGQNIIYSTIYGSGLTLAGLILSDKSLTKIERDRILVIYIVSFFVIFFWAAFEQAGSSLTFIADNQTDRNFFGWKMPPSMVQSANGVFVILFAIPMSILWDKLRAKGKEPISPFKQAIGLLLIALSYFIIAHNVKDLGKSSLLAVQWLILLYFIQTIGELCLSPIGLSLVGKLAPKRFASLLFGVFFLSNASGYALAGTLGSILPPTSEQFIACDKVKIDLQGILDTKVDASGEDLFRLLNMKIAKLNSDLAKTNNLNIEDRVNNLHKLNAAREKAKKDKKEFTNTYKAQDTTFTAEEFKLIKDKKIIEIKYPTFAGFTIHNLFEFFMVFVVLCGIASILLFGLTPILKKMMHGRG from the coding sequence ATGGACAGTACAAAATCTTCTAGTAAACATCCACCAGGCTTATTTGTATTATTTCTAACAGAAATGTGGGAAAGGTTCAATTTTTATGGTATGCGAGCCTTGCTTACACTTTTTATAGTGAATGCTTTGATGATGAGTAAAGAAGACTCATCACTAATTTATGGAGGTTTCTTAGGATTGAGTTATCTTACACCCATGTTGGGAGGGTTCATCTCTGATAGATATTTAGGCAATAGAAACTGTATCATGATAGGTGGTACACTGATGGCAATAGGTCAGATGTTGTTATTTTTTAGTGGTAACGTTTTTGATTCTAATTTAGGGCTTGCTAAAACATTGTTATACATAGCTTTGGGCTGTATTATTTTTGGAAATGGCTTTTTCAAGCCCAATATTTCTTCGATGGTAGGTAGTTTGTATCCCCCTCAAGACAAGAACAAACTGGATACAGCTTTTACCATATTTTATATGGGAATTAATGTGGGAGCATTTTTAGGGCAATCTATTTGCCCCTTGTTGGGAGATGTTGTTGATGATAATGGTGTGAGAGATATTTTTGTTTTTAAATGGGGCTTTTTAGCAGCTTCTATCGCTATGGTTCTTGGGACACTTACTCTGTATTTCCTTAAAGATAAATATGTTATTACACCAGAGGGAAAACCTATTGGTGGCTTACCCAAGCATAATGATGTTGCTGATTATACTGAGGGAGAAGCTCAATCAGCTAAATTTACCCCTGCTGCACTTGGTACAGCTTTATTAGGATTTGTAGCATTAGCACTTATATTTTATTTTGTTTTTGGGCAGAACATCATTTATTCTACCATTTATGGTAGTGGTCTTACTTTAGCAGGTCTTATACTTTCTGACAAATCTCTTACAAAAATAGAAAGAGATAGAATTTTGGTAATTTACATTGTATCATTTTTTGTAATTTTCTTTTGGGCAGCTTTTGAACAGGCAGGTTCTTCTCTTACATTTATAGCAGATAATCAAACAGATAGAAATTTTTTCGGCTGGAAAATGCCTCCTTCTATGGTTCAGTCAGCTAATGGTGTTTTTGTGATTCTTTTTGCTATTCCAATGAGTATTTTGTGGGATAAATTGAGAGCAAAAGGCAAAGAACCCATATCTCCTTTCAAACAAGCTATAGGATTACTTTTAATAGCTCTCAGCTATTTTATCATTGCTCATAATGTGAAAGATTTAGGAAAGTCCAGTTTATTAGCTGTACAATGGCTTATTCTTTTGTATTTTATCCAAACTATTGGAGAACTTTGTTTATCTCCCATTGGTTTGTCATTGGTGGGCAAGCTTGCTCCCAAAAGATTTGCCTCATTGTTATTTGGTGTATTCTTCTTATCGAATGCCTCAGGATATGCTTTGGCTGGTACATTAGGTTCTATATTACCTCCTACCAGCGAGCAGTTTATCGCATGCGATAAAGTTAAAATTGATTTACAAGGAATTTTGGACACTAAAGTAGATGCTTCAGGAGAAGACTTATTCAGGCTTTTAAACATGAAAATAGCTAAATTAAATTCAGATTTAGCTAAAACAAATAATCTAAATATTGAAGATAGGGTAAATAATCTCCACAAACTCAATGCAGCAAGAGAAAAAGCGAAAAAAGACAAAAAAGAGTTTACAAATACTTATAAGGCTCAAGATACTACTTTTACAGCAGAAGAGTTCAAACTTATTAAAGACAAGAAAATTATTGAAATAAAATATCCAACATTTGCAGGGTTTACAATTCATAATTTATTTGAATTTTTCATGGTGTTTGTAGTACTTTGTGGTATAGCTTCGATACTACTTTTTGGACTAACTCCCATCTTGAAAAAAATGATGCATGGTAGAGGGTAA
- a CDS encoding aminodeoxychorismate lyase: protein MTKTKKILSAIFVGLTILLSSLAFYVYQVTQSPNLQVKRGAKMLYIPKGTDFQGLIQILKKDSIVSNVVSFAFLSKTLGYQEHVKAGAYLIEPNMTNLAAIRKLRSGDQTPIRLTFNYLRTKDDLAERLANQLPIPKQEILDMLNNKELAQKYGLDANTMTTLFIPNTYEIYWTITKEELFEKMHKEYKKFWTENRIQKAKALNLSPSEASILASIVQAETAKNDEKPRVAGVYLNRLAKNDLLQADPTVIFALQDFSIKRLLNSHLKVDSPYNTYKYAGLPPGAINLPEISSIDAVLNAEKHDYYFFCAKEDFSGYHNFAKTLAEHNRNAKLYQQTLNEKGIK from the coding sequence ATGACTAAAACCAAAAAAATATTATCAGCTATCTTTGTAGGATTAACCATTTTGTTGTCTTCATTAGCTTTTTATGTATATCAAGTAACACAAAGCCCTAATTTACAAGTAAAAAGAGGTGCAAAAATGCTTTATATCCCTAAAGGAACTGATTTTCAGGGACTGATTCAAATACTTAAAAAAGACTCGATTGTGAGCAATGTTGTTTCATTTGCTTTTCTTTCAAAAACACTGGGTTATCAAGAACATGTAAAAGCAGGAGCATACCTTATTGAACCCAATATGACTAATCTGGCAGCTATTCGTAAATTGCGTTCGGGTGATCAAACACCTATAAGGCTTACATTTAATTATCTAAGAACAAAAGACGATTTGGCAGAAAGATTGGCAAACCAATTACCTATACCCAAACAAGAAATATTAGATATGCTGAATAATAAGGAGTTAGCTCAAAAATATGGCTTGGACGCAAATACTATGACAACTTTATTCATTCCTAATACGTATGAGATATACTGGACAATAACCAAAGAGGAACTTTTTGAAAAAATGCATAAAGAATACAAAAAGTTTTGGACAGAAAATAGAATTCAGAAAGCAAAAGCCTTGAATTTGTCACCTTCAGAGGCTTCAATCTTGGCTTCTATTGTACAAGCTGAAACAGCTAAAAATGATGAAAAACCTCGTGTAGCAGGTGTTTACTTAAATAGATTAGCCAAAAACGATTTGTTACAAGCTGACCCAACTGTGATATTTGCCTTGCAAGATTTCAGTATCAAAAGGCTTTTAAACAGTCATTTAAAAGTAGATTCACCTTATAATACTTATAAATATGCAGGATTGCCACCTGGTGCAATTAATTTACCTGAAATTTCTTCAATAGATGCTGTACTCAATGCAGAAAAACACGATTATTATTTTTTCTGTGCTAAAGAAGACTTCTCAGGTTATCATAATTTTGCAAAAACATTGGCAGAACACAATAGAAATGCTAAATTGTATCAGCAAACTCTTAATGAGAAAGGAATTAAATAA